In Pseudomonadota bacterium, a single window of DNA contains:
- a CDS encoding type II toxin-antitoxin system Phd/YefM family antitoxin has translation MDKISVSEFKATCLAVIERVRQSGQTVVITKHGRPVAEVIPVRAGEHRGRGFLGRMQGEFAVVGDIVSPVMSEEEWTHSLLEGQARKKRPRR, from the coding sequence ATGGACAAGATTTCTGTCTCCGAATTCAAGGCGACGTGCCTCGCGGTCATCGAGCGCGTGCGCCAAAGCGGCCAGACGGTGGTGATCACTAAGCATGGGCGGCCCGTCGCCGAGGTGATTCCGGTCCGCGCCGGGGAACACCGGGGGCGCGGATTCCTCGGGCGGATGCAAGGGGAGTTTGCCGTGGTCGGCGACATCGTCTCTCCCGTCATGAGCGAGGAAGAGTGGACCCATTCGCTCCTCGAAGGCCAGGCGAGGAAGAAGCGCCCGCGCCGATGA
- a CDS encoding aminotransferase — protein MSYRLSGLLARVAAPPIPEARRWLAPDRHGPDRPLIDLSQAVPGYPPPKELTRHLALRLDDPQTQRYTDIEGLPALRLALARHMSQCYGARVAAQQVCITAGCNQAFCLALMALAEPGENVLLPVPYYFNHQMWLDMLGIGTVHLPFRPEHGGVPDAAEAARRITPKTRAIVLVSPNNPTGAVYPPDALAAFYSLAKQRNLALVIDETYKDFLPGDDKPHRLFEDPKWSDTLVQLYSFSKVYCLTGYRVGSVIAGGRLLAEIAKAMDCVAICAPHIGQEAALYGLGRLEAWRRANTGLMRERAQALAQSFEGANHGYRLVSLGAYFAYLQHPFEGTPAIDVAKRLAGEQNLLSLPGSMFGPEQERYLRFAFANVPAEAMGHVRKRLEASL, from the coding sequence GTGAGCTATCGCCTGAGCGGCCTCTTGGCCCGGGTGGCGGCACCGCCGATCCCGGAAGCCCGACGCTGGCTTGCACCCGATCGCCACGGTCCCGACCGGCCGCTCATCGATCTCAGCCAAGCGGTGCCGGGATATCCCCCACCCAAGGAGCTGACCCGGCATCTGGCCCTGCGCCTGGATGATCCCCAGACCCAGCGCTACACCGATATCGAAGGCTTGCCGGCGCTGCGCCTGGCGCTGGCACGCCACATGAGCCAATGCTACGGGGCCCGGGTCGCAGCACAGCAGGTCTGCATTACGGCGGGCTGCAACCAGGCCTTTTGCCTGGCGCTGATGGCGCTGGCCGAGCCCGGCGAGAACGTGCTGCTGCCGGTGCCCTATTACTTCAATCACCAGATGTGGCTCGACATGCTGGGCATCGGCACGGTCCACCTGCCGTTCCGCCCGGAGCATGGCGGGGTGCCCGATGCGGCCGAGGCGGCGCGGCGGATCACGCCCAAGACCCGCGCCATCGTGCTGGTCTCGCCCAACAACCCGACGGGTGCGGTCTATCCCCCGGACGCGCTGGCCGCCTTCTACAGCCTGGCCAAGCAGCGCAACTTGGCACTGGTGATCGACGAGACCTACAAGGACTTCCTGCCCGGCGACGATAAGCCGCACCGGCTGTTTGAGGATCCGAAATGGTCCGACACGCTGGTGCAGCTCTACAGCTTCTCCAAGGTCTATTGCCTGACCGGCTACCGGGTGGGCTCGGTCATCGCCGGCGGTCGGCTCCTGGCCGAGATCGCCAAGGCGATGGACTGTGTCGCCATCTGCGCGCCCCATATCGGCCAGGAAGCGGCCCTCTACGGTCTGGGTCGGCTGGAGGCGTGGCGGCGCGCCAATACCGGCCTCATGCGCGAACGCGCCCAAGCGCTCGCGCAGAGCTTCGAGGGCGCCAACCATGGCTATCGCCTGGTCTCGCTGGGGGCATATTTCGCCTATCTTCAGCACCCGTTCGAGGGCACGCCGGCGATCGATGTGGCCAAGCGCCTGGCGGGCGAGCAGAACCTGCTCTCGCTTCCCGGCAGCATGTTCGGGCCGGAGCAGGAGCGCTATCTGCGCTTCGCCTTCGCCAATGTGCCGGCGGAAGCCATGGGCCACGTGCGAAAGCGCCTGGAGGCGAGCCTCTGA
- a CDS encoding NAD(P)/FAD-dependent oxidoreductase: protein MVERVDCVVVGAGVVGLAVARAMALAGREVIVLEAADGIGTETSSRNSEVIHAGIYYPTGSLKARFCIAGRKALYAYCAERGIAHRRATKLIVATEAAERAGIETLRAQAAANGCEDLRWLSASEAKALEPELACIGAVLSPSTGLIDSHAFMLALQGDAEDRGAMIAFKSPLEGGRCQEDGILIEVGGAEKMRLQCRTLINSAGLGAQDVARRLRRLPTQSVPPAFYAKGNYFVLSGSKPPFSRLIYPAPVQAGLGIHVTIDLAGQIRFGPDVEWIDRLDYDVDPARADAFYAAIRRYWPGLPDGTLKPGYSGIRPKLQQRGEPAQDFLVQGPAEHGVPGLANLYGIESPGLTAALAIADHVVEILGQPKPALTRAA from the coding sequence ATGGTGGAACGCGTGGATTGTGTGGTGGTCGGTGCGGGGGTGGTCGGTCTTGCCGTCGCCCGTGCCATGGCGCTTGCCGGCCGCGAGGTGATCGTGCTGGAGGCCGCGGACGGCATCGGCACCGAGACCTCCAGCCGCAATTCCGAAGTGATCCATGCCGGCATCTACTACCCGACCGGCAGCTTGAAAGCGCGCTTCTGCATTGCCGGCCGCAAGGCCCTCTACGCCTATTGCGCCGAGCGCGGCATTGCCCATCGGCGGGCGACCAAGCTCATCGTCGCCACCGAAGCGGCGGAGCGCGCCGGCATCGAGACGCTGCGCGCCCAGGCCGCCGCCAATGGCTGCGAGGATTTGCGTTGGCTCAGCGCCTCCGAGGCGAAGGCGCTGGAGCCCGAGCTCGCCTGCATCGGCGCCGTGCTCTCGCCCTCGACCGGCCTCATCGACAGCCATGCCTTCATGCTGGCGCTCCAGGGCGATGCCGAAGACCGCGGCGCCATGATCGCCTTCAAGAGCCCGCTCGAAGGCGGACGCTGCCAGGAGGACGGGATCCTGATCGAGGTCGGCGGCGCCGAGAAGATGCGCCTCCAATGCCGCACCCTCATCAACTCCGCCGGCCTTGGCGCCCAGGACGTGGCGCGGCGGCTCCGCAGGCTGCCCACCCAATCGGTGCCGCCCGCCTTCTATGCCAAGGGCAACTACTTCGTGCTCTCCGGCTCGAAGCCGCCCTTCTCGCGGCTGATCTACCCGGCACCCGTGCAGGCCGGTCTCGGCATCCATGTCACCATCGATCTTGCCGGGCAGATCCGCTTCGGCCCGGACGTGGAGTGGATCGACCGGCTCGACTATGACGTCGACCCTGCCCGCGCCGATGCCTTCTATGCCGCGATACGCCGCTATTGGCCGGGCCTTCCCGACGGCACGCTCAAGCCGGGCTATTCCGGCATCCGCCCGAAGCTGCAGCAGCGGGGAGAGCCGGCGCAGGATTTCCTGGTGCAGGGCCCGGCCGAGCACGGCGTTCCCGGGCTTGCCAATCTCTACGGCATCGAGTCGCCCGGCCTGACCGCCGCCCTGGCGATCGCCGATCACGTCGTCGAGATCTTGGGCCAGCCGAAGCCGGCGCTGACGAGGGCCGCGTGA
- a CDS encoding nucleoside hydrolase: MAMPRPIIIDTDPGQDDAVAILLALASPELEVKAITTVAGNVPLPLTTENALRVVELANRTEVAVYAGCPRPMLRPLLTAEHVHGKSGLDGSDLPPAKIAARAQHAVAFLIEALAQAPEPITLVPIGPLTNIALALVARPAIQANIREIVLMGGAWKTGGNTSPAAEFNILVDPHAADVVFRAGIPIVMMPLDVTHQNLTTPERLERIRAIGTKLAQTVANMLAFYDRHDIEKYGMPGGPLHDPTTIAYLLKPDLFGGKKVHVAIETADTPAQGTTIVDWWGKTKAEPNALFVNAIDSDGFYRLLLQRLARL; this comes from the coding sequence ATAGCCATGCCCCGTCCCATCATCATCGACACCGATCCCGGCCAGGACGATGCAGTGGCCATCCTCTTGGCGCTGGCCTCGCCGGAGCTCGAGGTGAAGGCGATCACCACCGTTGCCGGCAATGTGCCCTTGCCCCTCACCACAGAGAATGCGCTTCGCGTCGTCGAGCTGGCCAACCGCACCGAGGTGGCGGTCTATGCCGGTTGCCCCAGACCCATGCTCCGCCCTCTGCTGACGGCCGAGCATGTGCATGGCAAGAGTGGGCTCGACGGCTCCGATCTGCCGCCGGCGAAGATCGCAGCCCGCGCCCAGCACGCGGTCGCCTTTCTGATCGAGGCGCTGGCCCAGGCGCCGGAGCCGATCACCCTGGTGCCGATCGGGCCGCTCACCAACATCGCTTTGGCCCTGGTGGCCCGGCCGGCGATCCAAGCGAACATCCGCGAGATCGTGCTCATGGGCGGGGCTTGGAAGACCGGCGGCAATACCAGCCCGGCCGCCGAGTTCAACATCCTCGTTGATCCCCACGCGGCCGACGTGGTGTTCCGCGCCGGCATTCCCATCGTGATGATGCCCCTCGATGTGACCCACCAGAACCTGACCACGCCCGAGCGTCTCGAGCGGATCCGTGCCATCGGCACCAAGCTCGCGCAAACGGTCGCCAACATGCTCGCCTTCTACGACCGCCACGACATCGAGAAATACGGCATGCCCGGCGGACCCTTGCACGATCCCACCACCATCGCCTATCTCCTCAAGCCCGATCTGTTCGGCGGCAAGAAGGTGCATGTGGCGATCGAAACCGCGGACACGCCCGCTCAGGGCACGACCATCGTCGACTGGTGGGGCAAGACCAAAGCCGAGCCCAATGCGCTCTTCGTGAATGCGATCGATTCCGACGGCTTCTACCGTCTACTGCTGCAGCGGCTGGCGCGGCTCTAA
- a CDS encoding type II toxin-antitoxin system VapC family toxin, whose protein sequence is MKLLLDTHIILWSAGEPKRLPSAAAQALEDEANQLWYSPISVWEVLMLAEKGRLSGVGKSRERFVERLFAGLSEAPLNTHVAIASRAIDLPHGDPADRFIAATARVYGLQLVTEDAKLASAVGVDVFR, encoded by the coding sequence ATGAAGCTGCTGCTCGACACGCACATCATTCTCTGGAGCGCCGGCGAACCCAAGCGACTGCCCTCCGCCGCCGCTCAAGCATTGGAGGACGAGGCGAACCAGCTCTGGTACTCGCCCATCAGCGTGTGGGAGGTGCTGATGCTTGCGGAAAAGGGCAGGCTCTCCGGGGTGGGCAAGAGCCGAGAGCGGTTCGTCGAGCGGCTCTTTGCCGGACTCAGCGAGGCACCCCTCAACACCCATGTGGCGATCGCCAGCCGGGCGATCGATCTCCCCCACGGTGATCCGGCCGACCGCTTCATTGCGGCAACGGCGCGGGTCTATGGGCTTCAGTTGGTGACCGAGGATGCGAAGCTGGCAAGCGCCGTCGGCGTCGATGTCTTTCGATGA
- a CDS encoding DEAD/DEAH box helicase: MASRLKPEPLNLDRLFHPAVAAWFEARFPAPTLAQEAAWPEIEAGRHALIAAPTGSGKTLAAFLAAIDGLVKQGLAGGLRDATEIVYVSPLKALSNDVERNLEAPLAGIRENLRARGLPDVEIRTWVRTGDTPAAERTRMLKRPPHILVTTPESLYILLGSKSGRAMLATARTVIVDEIHAIAPNKRGQHLALSLERLQALAGGRLQRIGLSATQKPIEAIARFLLGAGPESAQCRIIDTGHRRARDLAIEVPGSPLEAVMSAEVWEQIYEQLARLIEAHRTTLIFVNTRRMAERVTRQLSERLGEEHVTAHHGSLAKEQRLDAEQRLKAGKLKALVATASLELGIDIGEVDLVCQLGSPRSIASFLQRVGRSGHAVDGTPKGRLFPLSRDELVESAALIDAVRRGELDRLAIPELALDVLAQQIAAEVATREWSEDGLFALVRRAWPYRSLTRDDFDAVVAMLAQGFATRRGRRGALIHHDAVNHMLRGRRGTQLTALTSGGTIPDTADYQVLLEPENHVIGSVHEDFAVESMAGDIFQLGNNSYRILRVERGTVRVADARGMPPTIPFWLGEAPGRSDELSEAVSRLRREIEVRLQDDASGASAEEWLTLGVGIAKPAAEQLVAYLASARAALGCLPTLETVVFERFFDEAGGMQLVVHSPYGSRVNRAWGLALRKRMCRRFNFELQAAATEDNIVLSLGPAHACELEEVPRYLHSNSIEPLLTQALLDAPMFPTRWRWVAGVALALPRFRGGKKVPPQIARMEAEDLVGTIFPDQLACAENLVGEREIPNHPLVRQAIADCLGDAMDLEGLRRLLLGFESGRIQAVTRDLTEPSPLAAEVLSARPYAFLDDAPLEERRTQAVMSRRWLDPESAADIGRLDPEAIQRVREEAWPDASTADELHDAMVWLGFLTETEAQRGTGWHGYLAALEGQGRVTRIRTPKVQLWITAERLPQFQALFPTGRLEPPIAAPDAYRDRNWSEDVALIEILRGRLEGEGPTTQAGLAAALGLEPEEIAPALAQIQAEGFALKGRFTQDANGEEWCERRLLARIHGYTVKRLRAEIEPVAARDFLRFLFGWQRVAPDQRMAGADTIEAILGQLEGFEAPAGAWETEILPARIAGYEPAWLDDQCLAGRIAWARLRPRNPRANLGQRAAGPVRSTPITFLARRRAPLWASLSASLDAVPGIRATKILDCIKQRGASFFDELVEASGLLRPEVEEALAELVALGLVSSDSFAGLRALLVPSDKRRSHAHGGRRRGSVLFAMEDAGRWAQARRPPASEPEKPIDAEAVEHLARTLLRRYGVVFWRLLEREADWLPPWRDLLRVYRRLEARGEIRGGRFVAGFSGEQYALPEAIGMLREVRRKPDSGTLISLSGADPLNFVGILTPGPKLAALTGHRLAYLDGIPVALFAGGAVEFLETLDAAGQWQVRKALLRGAVPASLVDLS; the protein is encoded by the coding sequence ATGGCAAGTCGCCTCAAGCCTGAACCCCTGAATCTCGACCGCCTGTTCCACCCGGCGGTGGCCGCGTGGTTCGAGGCGCGCTTCCCGGCGCCAACGCTGGCGCAGGAAGCGGCATGGCCGGAGATCGAGGCCGGCCGCCATGCCCTCATCGCCGCCCCCACCGGGTCCGGCAAGACCCTTGCCGCTTTTCTCGCCGCCATCGACGGCTTGGTGAAGCAGGGACTGGCGGGCGGCCTCAGGGACGCAACCGAGATCGTCTACGTCTCGCCGTTGAAGGCGCTGTCGAACGACGTCGAGCGCAATTTGGAAGCGCCGCTGGCCGGCATTCGCGAGAACCTGCGAGCCCGGGGCTTGCCCGATGTCGAGATCCGCACCTGGGTGCGCACCGGCGACACGCCGGCCGCCGAGCGCACACGGATGCTGAAGCGGCCGCCTCATATCCTCGTCACCACACCGGAGTCGCTCTACATCCTGCTCGGCTCCAAGTCCGGCCGCGCCATGCTGGCGACGGCGCGGACCGTCATCGTCGACGAGATCCACGCAATCGCACCGAACAAGCGCGGCCAGCATTTGGCCTTGTCGCTGGAACGCCTGCAGGCGCTGGCCGGCGGGCGGCTGCAGCGCATCGGCCTGTCGGCGACGCAGAAGCCGATCGAAGCGATCGCCCGCTTCCTCTTGGGCGCGGGTCCCGAGAGCGCTCAATGCCGGATCATCGACACCGGCCATCGCCGCGCCCGTGACCTCGCGATCGAGGTTCCAGGATCGCCCCTGGAAGCGGTCATGTCCGCCGAGGTCTGGGAGCAGATCTACGAGCAATTGGCCCGGCTTATCGAGGCGCACCGCACCACGCTCATCTTCGTCAACACCAGGCGCATGGCCGAGCGGGTAACGCGGCAGCTCTCCGAGCGCTTGGGCGAAGAGCACGTGACCGCCCATCACGGCAGCCTCGCCAAGGAGCAGCGGCTCGACGCCGAGCAGCGGCTGAAGGCGGGCAAACTCAAGGCTCTCGTCGCCACCGCCTCCCTCGAGCTCGGCATCGACATCGGCGAGGTGGATCTCGTCTGCCAGCTGGGCTCGCCCCGATCGATCGCCAGCTTCCTGCAGCGCGTCGGCCGCTCGGGCCATGCCGTCGACGGCACGCCCAAGGGCAGGCTGTTCCCGCTGTCGCGCGACGAGCTGGTGGAATCGGCCGCCCTCATCGACGCCGTCAGGCGAGGCGAGCTCGACCGTCTCGCCATCCCGGAATTGGCCCTCGACGTGCTGGCCCAGCAGATCGCCGCCGAGGTGGCGACCAGGGAATGGAGCGAGGACGGGCTCTTCGCCCTGGTCCGCCGTGCCTGGCCGTACCGTTCCTTGACCCGCGACGACTTCGACGCCGTGGTGGCGATGCTGGCCCAAGGCTTCGCCACCAGACGCGGTCGGCGCGGCGCCTTGATCCATCACGATGCGGTCAACCACATGCTGCGCGGCCGGCGCGGCACGCAGCTGACGGCACTCACCTCGGGCGGCACCATTCCCGACACCGCCGACTATCAGGTCCTGCTCGAGCCGGAGAACCACGTCATCGGCAGCGTGCATGAGGATTTCGCGGTCGAGAGCATGGCCGGCGACATCTTCCAGCTCGGCAACAACTCCTACCGCATCCTCCGCGTCGAGCGCGGCACGGTGCGCGTCGCCGATGCCCGGGGCATGCCGCCGACGATTCCGTTCTGGCTGGGCGAGGCGCCGGGCCGCAGCGACGAGCTGTCCGAGGCGGTGTCGCGCTTGCGGAGAGAAATCGAAGTGCGCCTGCAAGACGACGCCTCCGGCGCCAGCGCCGAGGAATGGCTCACCCTCGGCGTCGGCATCGCCAAGCCGGCGGCCGAGCAGCTCGTCGCCTATCTGGCCTCGGCCCGGGCGGCACTCGGCTGCCTGCCGACGCTGGAGACCGTGGTGTTCGAGCGCTTCTTCGACGAGGCCGGCGGCATGCAGCTGGTGGTGCATTCGCCCTATGGCAGCCGCGTCAATCGCGCCTGGGGCCTGGCCTTGCGCAAGCGCATGTGCCGCCGGTTCAACTTCGAGCTGCAAGCGGCCGCGACCGAGGACAACATCGTGCTCTCGCTCGGGCCCGCGCATGCTTGCGAGCTCGAGGAGGTGCCGCGCTATCTGCATTCCAACAGCATCGAGCCCTTGTTGACCCAGGCCTTGCTCGATGCGCCGATGTTTCCCACGCGCTGGCGCTGGGTCGCCGGCGTGGCCTTGGCGCTGCCGCGCTTCCGCGGCGGCAAGAAGGTGCCCCCGCAGATCGCGCGGATGGAGGCCGAAGACCTCGTCGGCACGATCTTCCCCGACCAGCTCGCTTGTGCGGAGAATCTCGTGGGCGAACGCGAGATCCCGAACCACCCCTTGGTGCGCCAGGCGATCGCCGACTGCCTCGGGGATGCCATGGATCTGGAGGGCCTGAGGCGGCTGCTGCTGGGGTTCGAGTCCGGCAGGATTCAAGCGGTCACCCGCGATCTGACCGAGCCCTCACCGCTCGCCGCCGAAGTCCTGTCGGCCAGGCCCTATGCCTTTCTCGATGACGCGCCTCTGGAGGAGCGCCGGACCCAGGCGGTGATGAGCCGCCGCTGGCTGGATCCGGAATCCGCCGCGGATATCGGCCGACTCGACCCGGAGGCGATCCAGCGCGTGCGCGAGGAAGCCTGGCCCGATGCGAGCACTGCCGACGAGCTGCATGACGCGATGGTCTGGCTGGGCTTCCTCACCGAAACGGAAGCCCAGCGCGGGACCGGCTGGCATGGATACCTCGCCGCGCTCGAGGGCCAAGGGCGGGTGACGCGGATCCGAACGCCGAAGGTTCAGCTCTGGATCACCGCCGAGCGCCTACCGCAATTCCAGGCGCTGTTTCCCACCGGCCGGCTGGAACCGCCGATCGCCGCACCCGATGCCTATCGCGACCGCAACTGGTCGGAAGATGTGGCGCTGATCGAGATCCTGCGCGGCCGGCTCGAGGGAGAAGGGCCAACGACCCAAGCCGGGCTCGCAGCCGCCCTTGGGCTGGAACCTGAGGAGATCGCTCCAGCGCTCGCCCAGATCCAGGCCGAAGGCTTCGCCCTCAAAGGGCGCTTCACCCAGGATGCGAATGGCGAGGAATGGTGCGAGCGCCGTCTCCTGGCCCGCATTCACGGCTACACGGTGAAGCGCTTGCGCGCCGAGATCGAGCCGGTGGCCGCCCGGGACTTCCTGCGCTTCCTCTTCGGTTGGCAACGGGTGGCGCCGGATCAGCGCATGGCCGGAGCGGATACGATCGAGGCGATCCTGGGCCAGCTCGAAGGCTTCGAAGCGCCGGCAGGCGCCTGGGAGACCGAGATCCTGCCGGCGCGCATCGCCGGCTACGAGCCGGCCTGGCTCGACGATCAGTGCTTGGCCGGGCGCATCGCCTGGGCCCGGCTCCGGCCGCGCAACCCGCGCGCCAATTTGGGCCAGCGCGCCGCCGGTCCGGTGCGCTCGACGCCGATCACCTTCCTGGCGCGCCGCCGGGCGCCGCTCTGGGCCTCCCTCAGCGCCAGCCTCGACGCGGTTCCCGGAATCCGCGCAACTAAGATCCTCGACTGCATCAAACAGCGGGGTGCCTCCTTCTTCGATGAGCTGGTCGAGGCGAGCGGTCTCCTGCGCCCCGAGGTCGAGGAGGCGTTGGCGGAGCTGGTGGCGCTCGGTCTCGTCAGCTCCGACAGCTTCGCCGGCTTGCGGGCGCTGCTGGTGCCCTCGGACAAGCGACGCTCGCACGCCCATGGCGGGCGTCGCCGTGGCAGCGTGCTGTTCGCCATGGAAGATGCCGGACGCTGGGCGCAGGCACGCCGGCCGCCGGCAAGCGAGCCGGAAAAGCCGATCGACGCCGAGGCGGTCGAGCATTTGGCGCGCACGCTGCTGCGCCGCTACGGCGTGGTGTTCTGGCGCCTCCTCGAACGCGAGGCGGACTGGCTGCCGCCCTGGCGGGACCTGCTCCGGGTCTACCGCCGGCTGGAAGCCCGCGGCGAGATCCGCGGCGGCCGGTTCGTCGCCGGCTTTTCCGGCGAGCAATATGCCTTGCCGGAAGCCATCGGCATGCTGCGCGAGGTCCGGCGCAAACCGGATTCCGGCACCCTCATCTCGCTTTCCGGCGCCGATCCCTTGAACTTCGTCGGCATTCTCACGCCGGGTCCGAAGCTGGCGGCGCTGACCGGCCACCGTCTCGCCTATCTGGATGGCATCCCGGTGGCGCTTTTCGCCGGCGGCGCGGTCGAGTTCCTGGAGACCCTCGATGCCGCTGGCCAGTGGCAGGTGCGGAAGGCGCTGCTGCGCGGCGCCGTGCCGGCGTCCCTCGTCGACCTTTCCTGA
- a CDS encoding Hpt domain-containing protein, producing the protein MAEFVKPPRQLGDKTGKGVPGAGARALKSAEAAVKQHQNRVDYKSIAQESLDRINISLKELIDNPGLLEAEKRIYELAHNLKGEGASFGYPAVSRVADLLCRVTEKPGQHSPRRLKVIRVQIDSLKAMVRENVKGSPRGIALEVIQELGVLVDKYLAKS; encoded by the coding sequence ATGGCTGAATTCGTCAAACCGCCGCGGCAGCTCGGCGACAAGACCGGGAAGGGCGTTCCCGGTGCCGGCGCGCGCGCCCTCAAATCGGCCGAGGCGGCGGTCAAGCAGCATCAGAACCGCGTCGACTACAAGAGCATCGCCCAGGAGTCCTTGGATCGGATCAACATCTCTTTGAAGGAGCTGATCGACAATCCGGGCCTCCTTGAGGCCGAGAAGCGCATCTACGAGCTCGCCCACAATCTCAAGGGCGAAGGCGCCAGCTTCGGCTATCCCGCGGTCTCGCGGGTGGCGGACCTCCTCTGCCGGGTGACCGAGAAGCCCGGCCAGCACAGCCCCCGCCGGCTGAAGGTGATCCGCGTGCAGATCGACTCACTGAAGGCCATGGTGCGCGAGAATGTGAAGGGCAGCCCCCGAGGGATCGCCTTGGAAGTGATCCAGGAGCTGGGCGTTCTGGTCGACAAGTATCTGGCCAAGAGCTGA
- a CDS encoding AMP-binding protein, translating into MNLAELLIRTAAAAPDAPALAHGERTAMDFGALALASARLAGGLASRLELAPGDRVALIMKNGLDYVPLLFGCWHGGFAAVPVNAKLHAKEIAYILADSGARAAIATPDLAETAAAALAEAGTRTPLLVTGTPDFRRLGDADAVPAAAVSSDRLAWLFYTSGTTGKPKGAMLTHGNLMTMTLCYFADVDHIQPGDSILHAAPMSHGSGLYILPHVVQAAKQVIPESGGFDPGEICALLPRHRGVTMFAAPTMVQRLVDSPALATASLDNLKTIVYGGAPMYVADLKRALDRLGPRLVQIYGQGESPMTITALSRSIIADRAHPRWEARIASVGQRQIAVELMVGDSEDRPMPTGEAGEVLARGPSVMPGYWNKPEASAQTLRSGWLHTGDVGALDEDGFLTLKDRSKDLIISGGSNIYPREVEEVLLRHPGVAEVAVVGRPHPEWGEEVVAFVVARSEAKVPEAELDRMCLEAIARFKRPRLYRFVGELPKNNYGKVLKTALRGML; encoded by the coding sequence ATGAACCTGGCGGAGCTCCTCATCCGAACGGCCGCCGCCGCCCCCGATGCACCCGCCCTGGCGCATGGAGAGCGCACAGCCATGGACTTTGGCGCGCTGGCGCTGGCGTCGGCGCGGCTGGCGGGGGGTCTCGCCTCCCGTCTCGAGCTCGCGCCCGGCGACCGGGTGGCGCTCATCATGAAGAACGGGCTCGACTACGTGCCGCTGCTGTTCGGCTGCTGGCATGGCGGCTTCGCCGCGGTCCCGGTCAACGCCAAGCTGCATGCCAAGGAGATCGCCTACATCCTCGCCGATTCCGGCGCCCGGGCGGCGATCGCCACGCCGGACCTGGCCGAGACCGCGGCAGCGGCGCTGGCCGAAGCGGGCACCCGCACCCCGCTCCTGGTGACGGGGACGCCGGATTTCAGGCGGCTCGGCGACGCCGACGCGGTTCCGGCGGCCGCGGTGTCAAGCGATCGACTCGCCTGGCTTTTCTATACCAGCGGCACCACGGGCAAGCCGAAAGGGGCGATGCTGACCCACGGCAATCTCATGACCATGACGCTCTGCTACTTCGCCGATGTGGATCACATCCAGCCCGGCGATTCGATCCTGCATGCCGCCCCGATGTCGCACGGCTCCGGCCTCTACATCCTTCCCCACGTGGTGCAGGCGGCAAAGCAGGTGATCCCGGAATCCGGCGGCTTCGATCCGGGTGAGATCTGCGCGCTCCTTCCTCGCCACCGGGGGGTGACCATGTTTGCAGCACCCACCATGGTCCAGCGTCTGGTCGACAGCCCGGCCCTGGCCACCGCCTCCTTGGACAACCTCAAGACCATCGTCTATGGCGGCGCGCCCATGTATGTCGCCGACCTGAAGCGCGCGCTCGACCGTCTGGGCCCGCGCCTGGTGCAGATCTATGGGCAAGGCGAGAGCCCGATGACCATCACCGCGCTCTCCCGTTCGATCATCGCCGACCGCGCGCATCCCCGCTGGGAAGCGCGGATCGCCTCGGTCGGCCAGCGCCAGATCGCGGTCGAGCTGATGGTTGGCGATAGCGAAGACCGGCCGATGCCGACGGGCGAGGCGGGGGAGGTGCTGGCGCGCGGTCCTTCGGTCATGCCCGGCTACTGGAACAAGCCCGAGGCCAGCGCCCAGACGCTTCGGAGCGGCTGGCTGCATACCGGCGATGTCGGCGCCTTGGATGAGGACGGCTTCCTCACCCTCAAGGACCGCTCGAAGGATCTGATCATCAGCGGCGGCTCCAACATCTATCCCCGCGAGGTGGAGGAGGTGCTGCTGCGCCATCCCGGCGTCGCCGAGGTCGCCGTCGTCGGCCGTCCTCACCCCGAATGGGGCGAGGAGGTGGTGGCCTTCGTGGTGGCGCGCAGCGAGGCGAAGGTGCCGGAAGCCGAGCTCGATCGCATGTGCCTGGAGGCGATCGCCCGCTTCAAGCGGCCGCGTCTCTATCGGTTCGTGGGCGAGTTGCCGAAGAACAACTACGGCAAGGTCCTCAAGACCGCGCTCCGCGGCATGCTATAG